The Triticum aestivum cultivar Chinese Spring chromosome 4B, IWGSC CS RefSeq v2.1, whole genome shotgun sequence sequence CGGAGCCATGGGGCTCGACACCCTCGAatccgaagcggcggcggctacgcTTTTTTTTCGCAACCCTGGgggctttttttctttttttgaggtgACCACGGAGGCAGTAGAGGAGAGGTTCTGTTTAGGGATTAGAGGAGAGATGGTTCGAGGAGGGAGGGTTTCATCTAAGATCGGGGCGAGGTGGGCTTTTGTAGGCCCATAGGGCGGTGGACGACTTCGCCCGAGTTTTCGAGAGATTGTCTCACGCATGGAAACCGAACACGTGGAGAGTACGTGGCACACCCCAAAACGCTGAGCGAGATAAAAAAAAGATACGCTCCTATCACACGCGTCATgcaaacaagggcagtaaaaaAAAGTCCAAAAAAACCAGGAAAAAGAATCCCTTACGGGCCTAGTATTCTTAGTATTTTCAGAACTTGAACTAGACAAGGAAAGTTGATGTTGCTTGGCATATCTGTCCTTTATGGGTAGTCCATATTCTCTGGCCATTAATCTCATAGCATGTTTTGGTTCATGACTCTCCACTCAGGGACCTGACTACATGGCGAAGACAGCAAAGGAATCTATGTGGGggatattgctgtttttttttaatTTCCAATATCTTTGGGATGGGCGGAACTTGTCGTGCACCATCATTTGTCATTTGCTTTGGACTTAGTTGTATGTTATTGTTGAATTGCCTGTACTGCAGGAAAGTTTAGTGCTTTACATCTCTAATGGAGTTATGTTTGATATTTGAGTTAGTGTCGGTAATGGAGCTGCCAGTATATATTCATCAGGCTTCCAAGTGACTAGCCAATGTAATTAATTTTTATGTAATGCCATTTACAATGAAACTGCAAAACAAATGATGTGTTAGAAACAAGATTTAGGGTGGTTCAATATTTGTAGTTCAGAAGCATATTTCTGCCCCtgcaaaggaaagaaagaaagcatgTCTCTCAAGGAGCCTGAGCCTAATCCTCCAGTCTAAAACAGTCAGAAGGTTAGTGCCGCATAACTAACCTTACTTGGGGAGGTCCTGTGTTGGACATTTTGCCTTGGTTCTATGTTGTTTTATTCTATTACTCGCCGTAGGATGAGTAACAGAGAGAGATTCACAGTTTTAGGAATGTGTTTTTGATGTGCCATGTGCATTATTGGCGATTTTATATTGTGACGGTATTGCAATCAGATGCACATCTCAATTTTATCAGTGCTAGATGTTCAGTTTCCGATCCAGAAGCTGGGAGCTCAAAAGTACTTATACTCAACCAATAAATCCAGAAGCTGGGAGCTCAAAAGTACTTACTCAACCAATAAATCCTTTCAGTCCAGGATGTGATTTCGACCGTCTGAAAGACTGCAGTGGATCCTTTGTGCTGCCATCTACAACCGTGCGACCTGCCTCCTTGTTGACACCGCTGTCATCCATCAACTTTCTCATCTTCTCCGACTCCAACCATTCTCCAGCTGAAGCATAGATGTTCGAGAGGAGCACATAATCCCCACTGTCATCGCTCCTTGCCTTTAGCAGCTGTCTGTTAGCGTGCTCAGCCAGTTCAATCTCACCATGGACCCTACAAGCCCCAAGAAGCGTCCTCCAGATGACAGAATTAGGCTCCACCTTCATGGTGTCAATGAACTCAAATGCTTCCTTCAGAAGCCCCGCGCGACCCAGCATGTCAACCATGCAACCGTAATGCTTGACATTGGGCTCAATCCTGTACTGCTGTTGCATCAAGTTGAAGTACTCACGTCCCTTGTCAACCATACCGCCGTGGCTGCATGCGATAAGGACAGCGACGAAGGTGATCTCATCAGGCCGGACTTTCTCTTTCAGCATTTTCTTGAACACGTCAACAGACTCCAGGGCATGACCATGCAATGCCAAACCTCCTATGATAGAGTTCCAAGTTGAGACATCCTTATCTCGCATCACCCAAAACACCTCCAGTGCACTCTTCATGCTCCCGCATTTTGCGTACATGTGAATCAGCGCATTGCCAAGGACGACAGTAAAACCAGTTCCTGAGAACTTCTCTGAAAGAGAGGAATGCAACCTTCGGCCAACATCCAAATCACCGGAGTCGGCACAAGCTGACAGTAAGCTCAGCATTGTGATAACATCTGGCTTTTTGCCCATGCGCTGCATCTGCTCAAACAGGTCCATGGCATGCTTGTGCGAGCCGCATCTCACATACCCAGAGATCATGGCGT is a genomic window containing:
- the LOC123093294 gene encoding pentatricopeptide repeat-containing protein At5g15300; the encoded protein is MLRKSGTQRRQPALWRRCRSLRQIKQVHTLLVLRGFLSDPSALRELLFASAVAVRGAIAHAYHVFDQIPRPDLFMYNTLIRGAAHTSAPRDAVSLYARMARLSSCGGGVRPDKITFPFVLRACTAMGAGGTGAQVHAHVVKAGLESDAFVKNALIGMHASCGELGVAGALFDHRAREDAVAWSAMISGCARRGDIGAARQLFDECPVKDLVSWNVMITAYAKRGEMAPARELFDQAPERDVVCWNAMISGYVRCGSHKHAMDLFEQMQRMGKKPDVITMLSLLSACADSGDLDVGRRLHSSLSEKFSGTGFTVVLGNALIHMYAKCGSMKSALEVFWVMRDKDVSTWNSIIGGLALHGHALESVDVFKKMLKEKVRPDEITFVAVLIACSHGGMVDKGREYFNLMQQQYRIEPNVKHYGCMVDMLGRAGLLKEAFEFIDTMKVEPNSVIWRTLLGACRVHGEIELAEHANRQLLKARSDDSGDYVLLSNIYASAGEWLESEKMRKLMDDSGVNKEAGRTVVDGSTKDPLQSFRRSKSHPGLKGFIG